GTAAGATTCCAAAATATCGCAATCTTTATAAGACAATCCTCATTTCTTCAATCCAAATGCAAGAACGATCACGCGCGCCTCGCGCGCCGCCAACACCGGAAGAGATTGAGGAAGAGATCAGAAGAGTCAAACTTCCGCGAGGCAAGCAGTGCATCGGAATTCTTGATCAAAGATTGGGCGCTTCCAGAAATAGGGTAAGATGCTTTGACGGCAAAACAAGGATATGCAGGATTCCTGGAAGAATGAAGAGAAAGCTGTGGGTCAGAGAGGGCGATGTTGTCCTGATTGAGCCGTGGGAGCTCGGCGGAGATGACAAAGGAGATGTTGTTTTCAAGTACAGGCCTTCTCAAGTCCAGTGGCTGAAGAAGAACGGCTATCTGAAGAACTTGGCAGAGTTTGAAGCGTTTTAATATGATCTGAGTTTTTATAGTGAATAAAGGGGTGAATAAGCCTCTAAGTTTTCTTAGAGCGGATTTAAAATGCTGGAAAAAAAGCTGATACAACGGGCAGATGTCATGGTATTCCCAATTTGGATGGGTGGCGGTGTAGGGTATATAGACAGAGAACACCCTTTGACGGGCAAGAAAATTACTTTTGGACATTGGGCTTCTGAAGCAATGAAAAGGAAGTGGGAGAACAGGCTAAATGATATGGTTAATGATGAAAATTCTATTTTAGTGGTGGTTTCTGACTGCGGCACAAGCAAGTGGTACGCAAAGAATAATAATGAAAGTTACAGGTACAACAAAAAAATGAAAAAAATGCTTGGAAAAAGGTGCATTATAGTAGAAGAACATACCGTAGATTCCCATGAGTTTTTTCATAAAGAAAAATTCAGGAAAAGTATCTTAAAACGCCTGTTGAATGCAAGAAGATATTGTATGTATGAAGATACGCAGGTTTATGGATATGGCCATCACTGGGGCGATTGTGTGCCCAACATAGGCAGAGAAGCTACAAAAAGCTCGGAATTGCCGATTGATAACTTCCATGCATTACACGATTTATCTGTCTTGTGCCATAAAGGCATACTAGAACGCACTGTACACAAATATAATGAAGCTCTCTATAATGAAATTGTCAGACATCCGGATGTTGTGGTAAACAGGGATATTTTTAATTATTTTTTTAACAACAAATCCCCTCTGGAGGTCAAGCACATAGTCAAGAAAACAGGT
This Candidatus Woesearchaeota archaeon DNA region includes the following protein-coding sequences:
- the eif1A gene encoding translation initiation factor eIF-1A yields the protein MQERSRAPRAPPTPEEIEEEIRRVKLPRGKQCIGILDQRLGASRNRVRCFDGKTRICRIPGRMKRKLWVREGDVVLIEPWELGGDDKGDVVFKYRPSQVQWLKKNGYLKNLAEFEAF